A window of the Arachis duranensis cultivar V14167 chromosome 5, aradu.V14167.gnm2.J7QH, whole genome shotgun sequence genome harbors these coding sequences:
- the LOC107488564 gene encoding 2-hydroxyisoflavanone dehydratase, with protein MASTSIAGVDDKELTIHIPDLVKVFKDGSIERLQNSPLVPPSTLGSVSSKDVVISNNPSIFARLYLPTKFIHHHDAHKVPILVYFHGGGFFFESAFNERHHNYFNLFLSKAEADILVVSVEYRLAPEIPLPAAYHDCWQALKWVASNDSDPWILNHGDFQRVFLGGDSAGANLVHNVALRAGAEALPNAVKVLGAFLSQPYFLSTKPIGSEAVEGHEESPPYLVWGLVYPNAPGGVDNPLINPLAPEAPSLATLGCSKIIVCVAEKDSIRDRGVWYYQAVKNSGWHGHVELYEAEHEDHAFNIHTPESENALKLMKRLAHFILH; from the coding sequence ATGGCTTCTACTTCCATAGCCGGGGTTGATGACAAAGAGCTTACCATTCATATCCCAGACCTTGTGAAGGTTTTCAAGGACGGCTCCATTGAGCGCCTCCAAAACTCTCCACTTGTTCCACCTTCGACTCTTGGATCAGTTTCTTCCAAAGACGTTGTCATCTCCAACAACCCCTCCATTTTCGCACGTCTATACCTTCCAACAAAGTTCATCCACCACCACGACGCCCACAAAGTCCCCATCTTGGTGTACTTCCACGGCGGAGGCTTCTTCTTTGAATCTGCCTTCAACGAGCGCCACCACAACTACTTCAACTTGTTCCTCTCCAAAGCAGAAGCAGACATCTTAGTTGTCTCTGTTGAATACAGGCTGGCACCGGAGATCCCTCTCCCTGCAGCATATCATGATTGCTGGCAAGCACTCAAATGGGTGGCTTCCAACGACTCTGATCCATGGATCCTCAACCATGGCGATTTCCAGAGAGTGTTCCTCGGTGGCGACAGCGCCGGTGCTAACCTTGTTCACAACGTTGCTTTGCGTGCAGGTGCTGAGGCTCTACCTAACGCGGTCAAAGTGTTGGGTGCTTTTCTCTCTCAGCCATACTTCTTGAGCACAAAACCCATCGGATCTGAAGCAGTGGAAGGGCACGAGGAGAGTCCACCGTATTTGGTGTGGGGTTTGGTGTATCCGAATGCGCCCGGCGGGGTGGATAACCCACTGATCAATCCCTTGGCCCCTGAGGCTCCCAGCTTGGCTACTCTTGGGTGCTCCAAGATCATAGTTTGCGTTGCTGAAAAGGATTCAATAAGGGACAGAGGAGTTTGGTACTATCAAGCTGTTAAGAACAGTGGGTGGCATGGTCACGTGGAACTCTACGAAGCTGAACACGAGGACCATGCTTTCAACATTCACACTCCCGAATCCGAAAATGCTTTGAAACTCATGAAACGCTTGGCTCACTTTATCCTTCACTGA